One window of the Chitinophaga niabensis genome contains the following:
- a CDS encoding SusC/RagA family TonB-linked outer membrane protein — translation MRRIILLATLLTFCFAPHVWAQEKKAVAGTVRDVNGTLLPGVTVKEKGTQNGVLTAADGSFKINVPASATLIFSFIGYAAQEVQVADGPLAVILKEDSKNLNEVVVTALGIKREARKLGYAMTELKGSELTRTNSVNPVAALQGKVAGVDISGAAGGPQAANRIVLRGAKSLNGKDQPIFIIDGVIFENEDADNAVNFGNVLKNFNPDDFETVSVLKGAAATALYGSRAINGAILITTKKGLTRKGLGVDVSQTVQFEHVYRGPIALQNVYGGGTDGKFTKDAQGNDVIVPGGNSFGPKMQGQMAKLPNGDIVPYSPMPDNATDGYQLGKYSNTNVAVEGGTDKANFRFSYSHLDNNSVMPNNKFSRDNFSLKTSAVLSKWLSAEGGFTYSFSKTLNPTAQGGDYTSQNIGRKWIYVFPRNYDPAYWSARYLGPTPGKQDLMDYLGSYPGADYWFALNNDRWMHNENLMMGNLSLNATATDWLKFLVRGTFSNEQNKDDRRELGWGVNFGGSRGLYAYSGINKTQYTFTGMAMFTPKLNDDFSLNVNLGAETWNSGIGNQYSARTTNGLLIPGKFTVSNSIGPVDTRNNKNLARKQINAVFASASLSYKNAFFLDVTGRNDWSSALAYPLGGGNYSYFYPSVSAAWEFTETYKSQLPSWISYGKVRASYAVVGGDTDPFQLNSGYIMEEIWNGGPNSGYLYYPYNKDTYPNDNLKPSMAHSFEVGADVRFLNNRIGLDVALYKTNIKDQILKLDVPTESGVKNKFINAGNFQNQGIEIAINGRPVQGKNFQWDVNLNGSRNTNKIVELTPGVNTYEMGNDQDVRVIAQVGRPYGVLVTNYGYTPYKSTDPTKNGKPVIETSTSFPVQYKRSYAEVGNITPDFNLGLSNNFTYKNWNLSVLLQARVGGDIFSASHQYGTGRGTVESTLPGRDAASGGLAWTDDQGVQRNDGMIPDGVFGAGMKGTTATGKTQDISGMSYREAYDKGYVNPLTPYQYYSMIGEWGIGIRQASVFDASYVALREVSLGYTFPAKMIERLKLTKARVMLVGRNLGYLFNNLPDNINPESLRNNSTFAFSEYGGAPFIRNMAITVQLGF, via the coding sequence ATGCGCAGGATTATTCTTCTCGCCACGTTACTGACTTTCTGCTTTGCCCCCCACGTTTGGGCACAGGAGAAAAAGGCAGTTGCCGGTACGGTCAGGGATGTAAACGGCACCCTCTTACCAGGTGTTACCGTTAAGGAAAAAGGTACGCAGAATGGTGTATTAACAGCTGCAGACGGGTCTTTTAAAATCAATGTACCCGCTTCTGCCACACTCATTTTTTCATTTATCGGATATGCTGCCCAGGAAGTACAGGTAGCAGATGGCCCGCTTGCTGTTATACTGAAAGAAGATTCCAAGAATCTGAATGAAGTAGTAGTAACAGCATTGGGTATTAAACGCGAAGCCCGCAAACTCGGTTACGCTATGACGGAACTGAAAGGCTCCGAACTTACCCGCACCAACTCCGTGAACCCAGTTGCTGCATTGCAGGGGAAAGTAGCAGGGGTGGACATTTCCGGAGCTGCCGGAGGTCCGCAGGCTGCTAATCGTATCGTACTTCGCGGTGCCAAATCACTGAACGGTAAAGACCAACCCATCTTTATTATAGATGGTGTGATCTTCGAAAATGAAGACGCAGATAATGCCGTAAACTTTGGTAACGTACTGAAGAATTTTAACCCGGACGATTTTGAAACAGTGTCTGTACTGAAAGGTGCAGCCGCTACTGCATTATATGGGTCACGTGCTATCAACGGCGCCATCCTCATCACCACCAAAAAAGGCCTCACCCGTAAAGGTCTTGGTGTAGATGTTAGTCAGACGGTTCAGTTCGAACATGTATACCGTGGCCCTATCGCATTGCAGAATGTATATGGCGGCGGAACAGATGGTAAGTTCACCAAGGATGCACAGGGTAATGATGTGATCGTTCCCGGCGGTAACAGCTTTGGTCCTAAAATGCAGGGCCAAATGGCTAAACTCCCCAATGGTGATATCGTTCCTTACAGCCCCATGCCGGATAATGCCACAGATGGCTACCAGCTTGGAAAATATTCCAATACGAATGTGGCTGTGGAAGGTGGAACAGATAAAGCAAACTTCCGCTTTTCCTATTCTCACCTGGATAACAACAGCGTAATGCCGAACAACAAATTCTCCAGAGACAACTTCTCCCTGAAAACTTCTGCCGTACTCTCTAAATGGCTCAGCGCAGAAGGCGGCTTTACCTATTCATTCTCCAAAACACTCAATCCTACCGCACAGGGAGGTGACTATACCAGCCAGAACATTGGCCGTAAATGGATCTATGTATTCCCTCGTAACTACGATCCCGCTTACTGGAGCGCCCGCTATCTTGGACCCACTCCCGGTAAACAGGACCTGATGGATTACCTCGGTTCTTATCCTGGTGCTGACTACTGGTTTGCATTGAACAACGACAGGTGGATGCATAACGAAAACCTGATGATGGGAAATCTCTCCCTCAACGCAACAGCAACAGACTGGCTGAAATTCCTCGTGCGTGGTACTTTCAGTAATGAACAGAATAAAGACGATCGCCGTGAACTGGGCTGGGGTGTTAATTTTGGCGGCTCACGTGGTTTGTATGCCTACTCCGGTATCAACAAAACCCAATATACTTTCACCGGTATGGCTATGTTCACACCCAAGCTGAACGATGACTTCAGCCTGAATGTAAACCTCGGTGCTGAAACCTGGAACTCCGGCATCGGTAACCAATACAGCGCCAGAACTACCAATGGTCTTTTGATCCCCGGTAAGTTCACTGTGAGCAACAGCATCGGCCCTGTTGATACACGTAATAATAAAAACCTGGCCCGCAAACAGATCAATGCTGTGTTCGCATCCGCCAGCCTTTCTTATAAGAACGCTTTCTTCCTGGATGTAACAGGCCGTAACGACTGGTCTTCTGCACTCGCTTATCCATTGGGTGGTGGTAACTACTCTTACTTCTATCCTTCAGTAAGTGCTGCATGGGAGTTCACTGAAACCTATAAATCACAACTGCCTTCCTGGATTTCTTATGGTAAAGTAAGGGCCTCTTATGCAGTAGTGGGTGGAGACACTGATCCATTCCAGCTGAACAGCGGATACATCATGGAAGAAATATGGAATGGTGGTCCGAACAGCGGATACCTCTATTATCCTTACAACAAAGACACATATCCGAATGATAACCTGAAACCTTCCATGGCGCACTCTTTTGAAGTGGGCGCCGATGTGAGGTTCCTCAACAACAGGATCGGTTTGGATGTGGCATTGTATAAAACAAACATCAAAGATCAGATCCTGAAACTGGATGTACCTACTGAATCCGGTGTGAAGAATAAATTCATCAACGCCGGTAACTTCCAGAACCAGGGTATTGAGATCGCCATCAATGGCCGTCCGGTCCAGGGCAAAAACTTCCAGTGGGATGTAAACCTGAACGGTAGCCGCAACACCAATAAGATCGTTGAACTCACGCCCGGTGTGAACACCTACGAAATGGGCAACGACCAGGACGTACGTGTAATTGCACAAGTGGGCCGTCCATATGGTGTGCTGGTGACCAACTACGGTTACACGCCTTATAAGTCTACTGATCCAACCAAGAACGGTAAACCCGTTATTGAAACATCTACTTCCTTTCCGGTTCAATACAAACGCAGTTATGCTGAAGTGGGTAACATCACGCCTGATTTCAACCTGGGCCTGAGCAACAACTTCACTTACAAGAACTGGAACCTGAGCGTATTGCTGCAGGCACGTGTGGGAGGAGATATCTTCTCTGCTTCTCACCAATACGGAACTGGCCGTGGTACAGTTGAAAGCACATTGCCTGGCCGTGATGCCGCATCAGGTGGCCTGGCATGGACAGATGATCAGGGTGTGCAACGTAACGATGGTATGATCCCGGATGGGGTGTTTGGTGCTGGTATGAAAGGAACAACCGCTACTGGTAAAACACAGGACATTAGCGGCATGAGCTACCGTGAAGCATATGATAAAGGTTATGTAAATCCTTTAACACCTTATCAGTATTACAGCATGATAGGAGAGTGGGGTATCGGTATCCGCCAGGCTTCTGTATTTGATGCGTCTTATGTAGCGCTGCGCGAAGTTTCCCTGGGTTATACTTTCCCTGCTAAGATGATCGAACGCCTGAAACTGACGAAAGCACGTGTGATGCTGGTAGGCCGTAACCTCGGTTACCTGTTCAACAACCTGCCGGATAACATCAACCCGGAAAGTCTGCGTAACAACAGCACTTTCGCTTTCTCTGAATATGGTGGTGCGCCTTTTATCCGCAACATGGCAATAACGGTTCAACTTGGTTTCTAA
- a CDS encoding SusD/RagB family nutrient-binding outer membrane lipoprotein, with translation MMMNIKHKLGIGVLAIATFASACTKNFAEYNTDPEVSPTLPPEYMITSSQKAMVDRDFDWYYDNYGYLMRWMQFTVAFPAGNVAGMFGAQNVNDYYQAFYTNIGRNLVEIEKIVGKMPEADRSQYRNLIAIARIHKAFAAFRVSDVNGSIPYTEALRARETANFTPVYDSQEKLFATLDTELKGAVDSLVKPAAGQISYGTYDMFYTNAATATANYAKTANVLRLKIAMRLLKRNAAKTKQIVDDVLASAGGVYTSNEEEWKFISGTNFARGGNWGSQGNNSSAAGRNMLNFLRTHTDPRLRLFYKKNGMTKERFDYIKLGGGFPETAVYNPERYVGLPVSPDAVSLPANVNLFGTKTYSLVFADGRKENVTVDTLSQYQNRLFDLSGDGGANGQYTQPLLTYAEYCFIMSELAVRNIITQDAKTWYDKGVTASIQAYDAMGKIAGVVEYSAVTPAEIDTYLQNADIAFAGTDEQKLEKIGVQNFLNHFKSPWEAWGSWKRLGIPKQGGILPMEPVMIGGVEGAIPRRWQLPIPNSLNITNYNNALAEMQTSGEYGSPNQLTGRVWWDKQ, from the coding sequence ATGATGATGAATATCAAACATAAATTAGGCATCGGCGTATTGGCCATCGCAACCTTTGCGAGCGCTTGTACAAAGAATTTTGCTGAATACAATACAGACCCGGAAGTATCTCCCACACTGCCGCCTGAATATATGATCACTTCTTCCCAGAAGGCAATGGTAGACAGGGATTTCGACTGGTATTATGATAATTATGGTTACCTGATGCGCTGGATGCAGTTCACAGTAGCTTTTCCTGCAGGTAATGTGGCTGGTATGTTCGGTGCACAGAATGTGAACGATTATTACCAGGCTTTCTATACAAACATCGGCCGTAACCTCGTAGAGATCGAAAAGATCGTGGGTAAAATGCCGGAAGCAGATCGCAGCCAGTACCGTAACCTCATTGCGATTGCACGGATCCATAAAGCATTTGCCGCATTCCGTGTGTCTGATGTGAATGGTTCTATTCCATACACAGAAGCACTTAGAGCACGCGAAACAGCTAATTTCACACCGGTATATGATAGCCAGGAGAAACTATTTGCCACTTTGGACACAGAGCTGAAAGGTGCAGTGGATTCCCTGGTGAAACCTGCAGCGGGGCAAATATCTTATGGCACATACGATATGTTCTATACCAATGCAGCCACGGCAACTGCTAATTACGCTAAAACTGCTAACGTACTACGGTTAAAGATCGCGATGCGTTTACTGAAGCGGAATGCTGCCAAAACAAAACAGATCGTGGATGATGTACTCGCCAGCGCAGGCGGTGTATACACCAGCAACGAGGAGGAATGGAAATTCATCTCCGGAACAAACTTTGCCCGTGGCGGTAACTGGGGTTCCCAGGGAAATAATTCCAGTGCAGCCGGCCGTAATATGCTGAACTTCCTGCGTACGCATACGGATCCGCGTCTTCGCCTGTTCTATAAAAAGAATGGCATGACGAAGGAACGTTTCGATTATATTAAACTGGGTGGCGGTTTTCCTGAAACAGCTGTGTACAACCCGGAACGTTATGTGGGTTTACCGGTTAGTCCTGATGCCGTGAGCCTGCCTGCAAACGTGAACCTCTTTGGTACAAAAACTTACAGCCTTGTATTTGCAGATGGAAGAAAAGAAAATGTAACAGTAGATACATTATCTCAATATCAGAACAGGCTGTTTGATCTTTCCGGCGATGGTGGTGCAAATGGCCAGTACACACAACCTTTGCTCACATATGCAGAATACTGCTTCATCATGTCCGAACTCGCTGTGCGTAACATTATCACACAGGATGCAAAAACATGGTATGACAAAGGTGTAACTGCTTCTATCCAGGCCTACGATGCTATGGGTAAGATTGCAGGTGTTGTAGAATACAGTGCCGTAACGCCTGCAGAGATAGATACCTACCTGCAAAATGCGGATATCGCTTTCGCAGGAACGGATGAGCAGAAGCTGGAAAAGATCGGCGTGCAGAATTTCCTGAACCATTTCAAATCTCCATGGGAAGCATGGGGTAGCTGGAAAAGGCTGGGTATTCCAAAACAAGGTGGCATCTTACCAATGGAGCCAGTAATGATCGGTGGTGTGGAAGGTGCAATCCCCCGCCGCTGGCAATTACCGATCCCCAATTCATTGAACATAACGAACTACAATAACGCCCTCGCTGAAATGCAGACGAGTGGTGAGTACGGCAGCCCTAACCAGCTGACCGGACGCGTATGGTGGGATAAACAGTGA
- the mutS gene encoding DNA mismatch repair protein MutS, with the protein MAKSKSEETPLMAQHKAIKAKYPDAVLLFRVGDFYETFNEDAVIASKVLGIVLTKRANGSAAYIDLAGFPYHSLETYLHKLVKAGHRVAVCDQLEDPKTVKGIVKRGVTEMITPGVAVNDKLLENSTNNFLAAVHFGLNNTGVAFLDISTGELFAAQGSTEYIDKLLQSFRPAEVIFAKQQQKHFRQTFGSRFYTYTLEEWIFTNNYAREVLHKHFGTHSLKGFGVEDLTDAVIAAGATMHYLKDTEHPHLQHITAIQRIDQDDFLWMDRFTIRNLELLQSTVEQGKSLIGTLDNTLTPMGARLLKRWIVFPLRDLTRIHERLDTVEDLIKEADRTHALQQHLKSVGDLERLVSKIPLRKINPREVMQLARSLQQVTAIKELLSNAGTGLLQELHGLLDPCFTILEKILAEISDNPPVLANKGGVIREGVHAELDDLRAIATSGKEYLLRIQQQESEATGIPSLKVAFNNVFGYYLEVTNTHKNKVPANWIRKQTLANAERYITPELKEYEEKITGAEDKIQVLEIQLYDALLLALQEYILPIQRNAQALGRLDCLLCFAHNAVQFKYRRPNVTDAYFIDIKDGRHPVIEQGLPTGEAYVTNDLLLHQNEQQVIILTGPNMSGKSALLRQTALITLMAHMGSFVPASAAEIGLTDKIFTRVGASDNLSGGESTFMVEMNETASIINNLTPRSLIILDEIGRGTSTYDGISIAWSIVDYLHDMTPHRPKTLFATHYHELNELENKHSRVKNFHITNKEVGNKIIFLRKLAPGGSRHSFGIHVAKIAGMPPQLIDRANEILTQLESQHIAAPMEQIAAPIQKVQLSIFDAHSDTFKDIREKLESVDINRLTPVEALLKLSEIKELLQ; encoded by the coding sequence ATGGCTAAAAGCAAATCGGAAGAAACACCCCTCATGGCGCAGCATAAGGCTATTAAGGCCAAATATCCTGATGCAGTGCTGCTTTTCAGGGTGGGGGATTTTTATGAAACATTCAATGAAGATGCTGTAATAGCTTCCAAGGTATTAGGTATTGTACTCACTAAAAGGGCCAATGGCAGTGCTGCTTATATAGACCTGGCCGGCTTCCCTTACCATTCGCTGGAAACCTACCTGCACAAATTGGTGAAGGCAGGTCACCGCGTGGCTGTTTGCGATCAGCTGGAAGACCCTAAAACGGTGAAAGGGATTGTGAAACGGGGTGTAACAGAAATGATCACTCCCGGTGTGGCGGTGAACGACAAGCTGCTGGAAAACAGCACGAACAACTTCCTGGCTGCGGTACATTTTGGATTGAATAACACCGGCGTGGCTTTCCTGGATATTTCCACCGGGGAATTATTTGCTGCGCAGGGCAGTACGGAATACATCGATAAATTACTACAAAGCTTCCGCCCCGCGGAGGTGATCTTTGCCAAGCAACAGCAAAAACATTTCAGGCAAACGTTCGGTTCCCGCTTCTATACCTACACACTGGAGGAGTGGATCTTTACGAATAATTATGCCCGCGAGGTACTGCATAAACACTTCGGGACACATTCCCTCAAAGGATTTGGTGTGGAAGACCTCACTGATGCGGTGATTGCCGCAGGTGCCACCATGCACTATCTGAAAGATACGGAACACCCTCACCTGCAGCATATCACTGCCATTCAACGGATAGACCAGGATGATTTCCTCTGGATGGACCGCTTTACCATCCGTAACCTGGAACTGCTGCAAAGCACGGTGGAGCAGGGAAAATCCCTCATTGGCACCCTCGACAACACACTCACGCCAATGGGTGCACGTTTATTGAAACGCTGGATCGTATTTCCCCTGCGTGATCTCACACGCATTCACGAAAGGCTGGATACGGTGGAAGACCTGATCAAAGAAGCTGACCGGACCCATGCCCTGCAGCAACATCTCAAATCAGTGGGTGACCTGGAACGGCTGGTGTCTAAAATTCCTCTGCGGAAGATCAATCCAAGGGAGGTGATGCAACTGGCGCGTTCCCTGCAACAGGTGACGGCTATTAAAGAGCTGCTTTCCAATGCGGGCACCGGACTTTTACAGGAATTACATGGGTTGCTGGATCCCTGTTTTACTATCCTCGAAAAGATCCTGGCTGAAATATCAGATAACCCTCCGGTACTGGCTAATAAAGGTGGTGTGATCCGGGAAGGTGTTCATGCTGAATTAGATGATCTGCGGGCCATCGCTACTTCCGGTAAGGAATATCTCCTGCGCATTCAGCAGCAGGAATCTGAGGCTACGGGTATTCCTTCCCTTAAAGTGGCTTTTAATAATGTATTCGGTTATTACCTGGAAGTAACCAATACCCACAAGAATAAAGTACCTGCCAACTGGATCCGTAAACAAACGCTGGCCAATGCAGAAAGATATATCACACCGGAACTGAAAGAATACGAAGAGAAGATCACCGGTGCGGAAGATAAGATACAGGTGCTGGAAATACAATTGTATGATGCATTGCTGCTTGCGTTGCAGGAATACATTCTTCCCATTCAGCGTAATGCGCAGGCGCTTGGCCGCCTGGATTGCCTGCTTTGCTTTGCGCATAATGCCGTTCAATTTAAATACCGCCGTCCGAATGTTACGGATGCGTACTTTATTGATATTAAAGATGGAAGGCATCCTGTAATTGAACAGGGGCTGCCTACCGGAGAGGCTTATGTTACCAATGATCTGCTGTTGCATCAGAATGAACAGCAAGTGATCATTCTCACCGGGCCCAACATGAGTGGTAAATCTGCTTTATTAAGACAAACTGCGCTGATCACTTTGATGGCGCATATGGGTAGTTTTGTGCCTGCTTCCGCTGCAGAGATCGGGCTGACGGATAAGATATTCACGCGTGTAGGAGCTTCTGATAACCTGAGTGGTGGGGAAAGTACTTTCATGGTGGAAATGAATGAAACGGCGAGTATCATTAATAACCTTACACCGAGGAGCCTGATCATCCTGGATGAAATTGGCCGGGGTACCAGTACATATGATGGGATCTCTATTGCCTGGAGCATTGTGGATTACCTGCATGATATGACGCCTCACCGGCCTAAAACATTATTTGCCACGCACTATCATGAGTTGAATGAGCTGGAAAATAAGCACAGCCGGGTGAAGAATTTTCATATCACCAATAAAGAAGTGGGGAATAAGATCATCTTCCTTCGCAAACTGGCGCCTGGAGGTAGCAGGCATAGCTTTGGTATTCATGTGGCGAAGATTGCAGGAATGCCTCCGCAGTTGATCGATAGGGCGAATGAGATACTTACACAGTTGGAAAGTCAGCATATTGCGGCGCCTATGGAACAGATTGCTGCGCCGATTCAGAAAGTGCAGCTGAGTATTTTTGATGCGCATAGTGATACTTTCAAGGATATAAGGGAGAAGCTGGAGTCTGTTGATATTAACAGGTTGACGCCGGTAGAGGCTTTGTTGAAATTGAGTGAGATTAAGGAGTTGTTGCAGTAG
- a CDS encoding RNA methyltransferase yields MRKLNMHELGRKTVSEFKAADKTPLVLVLDNVRSMHNVGSVFRTADAFLVQGIILCGYTPVPPHRDIQKTALGATETVEWQYFATTVEAVNALKEEGYTIMAIEQAAQSVMLDSFKPSQTPLALVFGNEVSGVDAEVMKLVDGCIEIPQLGMKHSLNISVSTGIVIWDLFCKLKTEN; encoded by the coding sequence ATGCGTAAATTGAACATGCATGAACTGGGCCGGAAAACGGTCAGCGAGTTTAAGGCGGCAGACAAAACCCCGCTGGTGCTCGTGCTGGATAATGTACGGAGCATGCACAATGTAGGATCTGTATTCAGAACGGCAGACGCCTTTCTGGTACAGGGTATTATATTATGTGGGTATACCCCCGTTCCACCGCACAGGGATATTCAGAAAACTGCCCTCGGTGCTACAGAAACAGTGGAATGGCAGTATTTTGCCACAACCGTGGAAGCGGTGAATGCGTTAAAAGAAGAGGGATATACCATTATGGCCATCGAGCAGGCAGCACAAAGTGTGATGCTGGATAGCTTTAAACCTTCGCAGACGCCGCTGGCACTGGTATTTGGCAATGAAGTTTCCGGCGTGGATGCGGAAGTAATGAAACTGGTGGATGGTTGTATCGAGATACCGCAACTGGGAATGAAACACTCGCTTAACATTTCCGTGAGCACAGGTATCGTAATTTGGGACCTGTTCTGTAAATTAAAAACTGAAAACTAG
- a CDS encoding UbiA-like polyprenyltransferase, whose product MSSPVIRNYLSLVKFSHTIFAMPFAMIGFFLAVTWAGYSFNWTKLLLVVLCMVFARSAAMAFNRWLDADFDKKNPRTAQREIPAGIISASNALYFVIGNAVLFMASTWFINPVCFFLSPIALIVVLGYSYTKRFTALCHLILGIGLSLAPIGAFLAVTGRFAVLPVLLSFLVLCWVSGFDIIYALQDEEFDKSQQLHSIPAWLGKAGGLRFSEALHLVAAGLAVTIGLLGGFHWLYWIGAGVFILMLFMQHRLVKPNDLSRVNLAFMTTNGIASVVFAVFAIADMFILNQ is encoded by the coding sequence ATGAGTTCACCTGTTATCCGGAATTACCTGTCGCTCGTAAAATTCAGCCACACCATTTTTGCCATGCCCTTTGCCATGATCGGATTCTTCCTGGCAGTGACCTGGGCAGGGTATTCATTCAACTGGACCAAACTTTTACTGGTGGTACTTTGCATGGTCTTCGCACGCAGTGCGGCCATGGCTTTCAACCGCTGGCTGGATGCGGATTTTGATAAAAAGAACCCCCGTACCGCACAAAGAGAGATCCCTGCCGGCATCATTTCCGCTTCCAATGCTTTATATTTCGTGATCGGCAATGCAGTGTTGTTCATGGCCAGCACCTGGTTCATCAATCCCGTATGTTTCTTTTTATCTCCCATAGCCCTGATCGTTGTATTGGGTTATAGCTATACCAAACGTTTTACGGCATTGTGCCATTTGATACTCGGTATTGGCCTGTCGCTTGCACCCATCGGGGCATTTCTGGCAGTGACCGGCCGTTTTGCGGTATTGCCTGTTCTGCTGAGTTTCCTGGTATTGTGCTGGGTATCCGGTTTTGATATCATCTATGCTTTACAGGATGAGGAGTTCGACAAATCGCAGCAATTGCATTCTATTCCTGCCTGGTTAGGGAAAGCAGGAGGGCTGCGGTTTTCAGAAGCATTACACCTGGTGGCGGCCGGATTGGCTGTTACCATTGGACTGCTGGGAGGTTTTCACTGGCTGTACTGGATAGGTGCCGGTGTTTTTATCCTGATGTTATTTATGCAGCACAGGCTGGTAAAACCCAACGATCTTTCCCGGGTGAACCTGGCTTTTATGACAACGAATGGTATCGCAAGCGTGGTTTTTGCCGTGTTTGCCATTGCAGATATGTTTATATTAAATCAATAG
- the ruvX gene encoding Holliday junction resolvase RuvX: protein MPRIMAIDYGKKRTGLAVTDPLKIIASGLGTVPSHELIPYLKKYFAAEPVELILIGLPRNLDGSATDATALVEECIRILQKHFPDMPLKKVDERFTSKMAFQSMLDSGMKKKDRQNKGLVDEISATIILQEYLQHTAS from the coding sequence ATGCCCAGGATAATGGCTATCGATTACGGGAAAAAAAGAACAGGGCTGGCGGTGACGGATCCGCTGAAGATCATAGCCAGTGGGCTGGGCACAGTTCCTTCACATGAACTGATCCCTTACCTCAAAAAATACTTTGCAGCAGAGCCGGTGGAGCTCATCCTGATAGGCCTGCCGCGTAACCTGGATGGCAGTGCCACAGATGCTACGGCGCTGGTGGAAGAATGCATCCGCATTCTGCAGAAACATTTTCCGGATATGCCGCTGAAAAAAGTAGATGAACGTTTCACCTCAAAGATGGCTTTTCAGAGTATGCTGGATAGTGGAATGAAGAAAAAAGACAGGCAGAATAAGGGTTTGGTGGATGAGATCAGCGCAACGATCATCCTGCAGGAATACCTGCAGCATACCGCTAGCTGA
- the def gene encoding peptide deformylase — protein MILPIVAYGSQVLREVSQDITPDYPGLQTLIDNMWETMYASSGVGLAAPQINKPIRLFVIDSEQIINNLEEDEVNAYPGDLGIKQVFINARIVETEGEEWPYQEGCLSIPKIREDVYRPEKVTIRYVDENFKEHEKTFHGITARVIFHEYDHIEGKLFIDYLKPLKKRLLKSRLDDISKGKIKVDYKMTFAK, from the coding sequence ATGATATTACCAATAGTCGCCTACGGCAGCCAGGTTTTAAGAGAAGTAAGCCAGGATATCACCCCCGATTATCCAGGTCTGCAAACGCTGATCGATAATATGTGGGAAACCATGTATGCCTCCAGTGGGGTAGGGCTCGCAGCACCACAGATCAACAAACCCATCCGCCTCTTCGTCATTGATAGTGAACAGATTATCAATAATCTTGAAGAAGATGAAGTGAACGCTTACCCCGGTGACCTGGGTATTAAACAAGTGTTCATCAATGCAAGGATCGTTGAAACAGAAGGAGAAGAATGGCCTTACCAGGAAGGTTGCCTGAGCATCCCCAAGATCCGGGAAGACGTATACCGCCCTGAAAAGGTGACTATCCGTTATGTGGACGAAAACTTTAAAGAACACGAAAAAACATTCCATGGTATCACCGCCCGCGTGATCTTCCATGAATATGATCATATAGAAGGAAAACTGTTCATCGACTACCTTAAACCATTGAAAAAGCGCCTGTTAAAAAGCAGGCTGGACGATATTTCCAAAGGAAAGATCAAGGTGGATTATAAGATGACCTTCGCTAAATAG
- a CDS encoding RNA polymerase sigma factor, giving the protein MGTANTYTEAELVQGLKDRDQVIFGYLYDNYSPALYGVVLKVLNDEAAASDVLQEVFLKIWRSIEKYDTEKGRLFTWMLNIARNSAIDSLRSKAHKLDQKIQELSNDVYHHTSHLTVHPSVDHLGLTKVLEKLNKEQRIIIDLAYYKGCTQEEIAKVLDIPLGTVKTRMRNAIIQLRNILKTI; this is encoded by the coding sequence TTGGGAACTGCAAACACATACACTGAAGCCGAATTGGTCCAGGGTCTTAAAGACCGGGATCAGGTAATATTTGGTTACCTGTATGACAACTATTCTCCCGCTCTCTACGGGGTAGTTCTTAAAGTCCTCAACGACGAAGCCGCGGCAAGCGATGTTCTCCAGGAAGTCTTTCTGAAAATTTGGCGGAGCATAGAAAAATATGACACAGAGAAAGGGCGTCTCTTTACCTGGATGCTCAATATTGCCCGCAATTCTGCTATAGATTCATTACGCTCTAAAGCCCACAAGCTGGATCAAAAAATCCAGGAGCTCAGTAATGACGTATATCATCATACAAGTCACTTAACGGTTCATCCCTCCGTGGATCACCTGGGCCTCACCAAGGTGTTGGAAAAGCTCAACAAAGAACAACGAATCATTATTGACCTAGCTTATTACAAAGGTTGCACCCAGGAAGAAATAGCCAAGGTGCTGGATATTCCTTTGGGTACCGTGAAGACCAGAATGAGAAACGCGATTATTCAACTTAGAAATATTCTAAAAACGATTTAG